A genomic region of Candidatus Methanoperedens sp. contains the following coding sequences:
- a CDS encoding 4Fe-4S binding protein: MAKDKKLAQSENCNGCGICVTVCPTNIKLAKAPDFDENIAKFAICVSNGAAVIDYNTCIACGICTRNCPIGSLAIVPV; this comes from the coding sequence ATGGCAAAAGATAAGAAACTGGCACAATCAGAGAACTGTAATGGGTGCGGAATATGTGTTACGGTCTGCCCGACAAATATTAAACTTGCAAAGGCTCCCGATTTTGACGAAAACATCGCAAAATTTGCTATCTGTGTAAGCAATGGCGCTGCCGTGATAGATTATAACACCTGCATTGCCTGCGGAATATGCACCCGCAATTGCCCAATCGGGTCTCTTGCAATTGTTCCTGTATAA